In Helianthus annuus cultivar XRQ/B chromosome 9, HanXRQr2.0-SUNRISE, whole genome shotgun sequence, the following are encoded in one genomic region:
- the LOC110880206 gene encoding ubiquitin carboxyl-terminal hydrolase 7, whose translation MPTVSVKWQKELYPAVEIDTTQPPYVFKCQLYDLTGVPPERQKIMVKGGILKDDADWSKLGLKEGQKLMMVGTADEIVKAPEKGPVFMEDLPEEEQVVAVGHSAGLFNLGNTCYMNSTMQCLHSVPELKSALIEYPQSGKSNDLDQSSHLLTVATRDLFSELDKNVKPVAPMQFWMVLRKKYPQFGQLHNGSFMQQDAEECWTQILYTLSQALRSPSTSANVDTVKELFGIDLVSRVHCAESGEESIETESVYSLKCHISQEVNHLHEGLKHGLKSELEKASPSLGRSAVYLKDSHINGLPKYLTIQFVRFFWKRESNQKAKILRKVDYPLELDIFDLCSDDLRKKLETPRQMLRDEDGRKAGLKLKEKSSASVDIDVKMSDAEGPSNASGESSKTTLGEGSDKNVQLTGVYDLVAVLTHKGRSADSGHYVAWVKQENGKWIQFDDDNPIPQREEDITKLSGGGDWHMAYICMYKARTLPM comes from the exons atgcCTACAG TGAGTGTCAAGTGGCAAAAAGAGCTATACCCCGCAGTGGAGATAGATACAACCCAGCCCCCATATGTTTTCAAATGTCAGCTGTATGACCTCACAGGGGTACCCCCTGAAAGGCAAAAGATAATGGTGAAAGGTGGAATATTAAAG GATGACGCGGATTGGTCAAAGTTGGGGTTGAAAGAG GGTCAAAAATTAATGATGGTGGGAACTGCTGATGAGATTGTGAAGGCTCCAGAGAAGGGTCCCGTTTTTATGGAAGACCTTCCAGAAGAAGAGCAAGTAGTTGCTGTG GGTCATTCTGCTGGATTATTTAATCTGGGAAATACCTGTTACATGAATTCCACCATGCAATGCCTTCATTCAGTCCCAGAGCTTAAATCTGCGTTGATAGA gtATCCGCAGTCTGGCAAAAGCAATGATCTGGATCAATCTTCTCATCTCTTGACTGTTGCAACACGGGACTTGTTTAGTGAACTTGATAAAAATGTCAAGCCAGTTGCACCCATGCAATTTTGGATG GTATTGCGGAAAAAATATCCTCAATTTGGGCAGCTGCATAACGGATCTTTTATGCAGCAG GATGCTGAAGAATGCTGGACACAGATTCTGTATACTCTTTCACAGGCCCTTAGATCTCCAAGTACAAG TGCCAATGTTGATACAGTGAAAGAACTTTTCGGCATTGACCTTGTCAGCAG GGTGCACTGTGCGGAAAGTGGTGAAGAAAGCATAGAGACAGAATCGGTTTATTCTCTAAAATGCCATATATCACAGGAGGTGAATCATTTGCATGAGGGGCTGAAGCAT GGTCTGAAATCAGAGCTAGAAAAGGCTTCTCCTTCTTTGGGACGCAGTGCGGTTTACTTGAAAGATTCACACATCAATGGATTGCCAAA GTACTTGACTATTCAGTTTGTCCGATTTTTCTGGAAGCGGGAATCTAATCAAAAAGCAAAGATTTTGAGG AAAGTGGATTATCCATTGGAGCTGGATATTTTTGATCTTTGTTCAGATGATCTTCGCAAAAAGCTGGAAACTCCTCGTCAG ATGTTAAGAGATGAGGACGGTAGAAAGGCTGGTTTGAAACTCAAAGAAAAGAGCTCTGCTTCAGTGGACATTGATGTTAAGATGTCTGATGCAGAG GGACCATCAAATGCAAGCGGGGAATCGTCTAAAACTACTTTGGGAGAAG GTTCTGATAAGAATGTCCAGTTGACCGGAGTGTATGATTTGGTGGCGGTGCTGACTCATAAAGGCAGAAGTGCAGATTCAGGTCATTATGTTGCATGGGTCAAGCAAGAAAATG GGAAATGGATCCAATTTGACGATGATAATCCAATCCCACAAAGGGAAGAAGATATAACAAAACTTTCTGGAGGAG GCGATTGGCATATGGCTTACATTTGCATGTACAAGGCGCGCACCCTTCCCATGTGA
- the LOC110880207 gene encoding serine/threonine protein phosphatase 2A 55 kDa regulatory subunit B beta isoform isoform X2 produces the protein MTGGDGGGGVTAAPPLDWKFSQVFGERTAGEEVQEVDIISAIEFDKSGDHLATGDRGGRVVLFERTDTKEHGGSRKDLEKTDYPSSRHPEFRYKTEFQSHEPEFDYLKSLEIEEKINKIKWCQTANGALFLLSTNDKTIKFWKVQEKKIKKIADLNLDPVKAVGNGSIASSSVSSVNNLLHTGNGEYTDKSYTSLNKDFSSSGAIQSLRLPVVTSNETSLVARCRRVYAHAHDYHINSISNNSDGETFISADDLRINLWNLEISNQSFNIVDVKPANMEDLTEVITSAEFHPTHCNTLAYSSSKGSIRLIDLRQSALCDRHSKLFEEQESPGSRSFFTEIIASISDIKFARDGRYLLSRDYMTLKLWDINMDSGPVSTFQVHEHLRPRLCDLYENDSIFDKFECCLSGDGQRVATGSYSNLFRVFGSSPASTEATTLEASKNPMRRQVQTPSRSLSSSITRVVRRGGESPGNDINGNSFDFTTKLLHLAWHPTENSIACAAANSLYMYYA, from the exons ATGACCGGTGGTGACGGAGGCGGTGGCGTTACGGCAGCTCCGCCGCTCGACTGGAAATTCTCGCAGGTTTTCGGAGAACGAACCGCCGGTGAAGAAGTTCAGGAAG TTGATATTATTTCGGCTATTGAGTTTGATAAAAGCGGTGACCATCTTGCTACTGGTGATCGTGGGGGGAGGGTGGTATTATTCGAGAGGACTGATACAAAGGAG CATGGTGGAAGTAGAAAGGATTTAGAGAAAACCGATTACCCAAGTAGTAGGCATCCAGAATTCCGTTACAAAACCGAGTTCCAGAGCCATGAACCTGAG TTTGATTACCTAAAGAGTTTGGAGATCGAGGAGAAAATTAACAAAATTAAATGGTGCCAAACAGCCAATGGTGCCCTTTTTCTTCTGTCTACTAATGACAAAACCATCAAATTCTGGAAG GTCCAAGAAAAAAAGATTAAGAAAATTGCTGACTTGAATTTGGACCCTGTAAAAGCTGTTGGAAATGGAAGTATTGCAAGTTCTAGTGTTTCTTCAGTTAATAATTTGTTACATACTGGAAATGGGGAGTACACAGATAAATCTTACACTAGTTTGAACAAGGACTTTTCTTCTTCAGGGGCAATTCAGTCATTGCGCTTACCAGTG GTAACTAGTAATGAGACAAGCCTTGTTGCAAGATGTAGAAGAGTGTATGCTCATGCTCATGATTATCATATCAATTCTATATCAAATAACAG TGATGGTGAAACATTCATATCAGCCGATGATCTTCGGATAAACCTATGGAATCTGGAAATTAGCAATCAAAGTTTCAACATTGTAGATGTCAAGCCTGCAAATATGGAGGACCTCACTG AGGTTATTACATCAGCAGAATTTCATCCTACTCACTGTAACACACTAGCATATAGTAGTTCAAAAGGATCCATTCGTCTTATAGACTTACGTCAATCTGCATTATGCGATAGACATTCTAAATT GTTTGAAGAACAAGAGTCACCTGGTTCAAGATCGTTTTTTACTGAGATAATAGCATCTATTTCAGATATTAAGTTTGCAAGGGATGGAAGATACTTACTAAGTCGCGATTACATGACCCTTAAG TTATGGGACATCAACATGGACTCGGGTCCAGTCTCGACATTTCAGGTTCATGAACATTTAAGACCCAGG CTATGTGACTTATATGAAAATGATTCGATCTTTGATAAATTTGAGTGCTGTTTAAGTGGTGATGGTCAGAGGGTAGCGACTGGTTCTTACAG CAATCTTTTTCGTGTATTTGGATCGAGTCCGGCCAGTACTGAAGCAACTACCCTGGAAGCTAGCAAAAACCCTATGAG GAGACAAGTGCAGACTCCTTCAAGATCTTTAAGCAGCAGCATAACTCGTGTGGTCAGACGAG GGGGAGAGAGCCCAGGAAACGACATAAATGGGAACTCATTTGATTTCACTACAAAGTTACTCCATCTAGCATGGCATCCTACTGAAAACTCAATTGCTTGTGCTGCTGCAAACAGCTTGTACATGTACTATGCATAA
- the LOC110880207 gene encoding serine/threonine protein phosphatase 2A 55 kDa regulatory subunit B beta isoform isoform X1, whose protein sequence is MTGGDGGGGVTAAPPLDWKFSQVFGERTAGEEVQEVDIISAIEFDKSGDHLATGDRGGRVVLFERTDTKEHGGSRKDLEKTDYPSSRHPEFRYKTEFQSHEPEFDYLKSLEIEEKINKIKWCQTANGALFLLSTNDKTIKFWKVQEKKIKKIADLNLDPVKAVGNGSIASSSVSSVNNLLHTGNGEYTDKSYTSLNKDFSSSGAIQSLRLPVVVTSNETSLVARCRRVYAHAHDYHINSISNNSDGETFISADDLRINLWNLEISNQSFNIVDVKPANMEDLTEVITSAEFHPTHCNTLAYSSSKGSIRLIDLRQSALCDRHSKLFEEQESPGSRSFFTEIIASISDIKFARDGRYLLSRDYMTLKLWDINMDSGPVSTFQVHEHLRPRLCDLYENDSIFDKFECCLSGDGQRVATGSYSNLFRVFGSSPASTEATTLEASKNPMRRQVQTPSRSLSSSITRVVRRGGESPGNDINGNSFDFTTKLLHLAWHPTENSIACAAANSLYMYYA, encoded by the exons ATGACCGGTGGTGACGGAGGCGGTGGCGTTACGGCAGCTCCGCCGCTCGACTGGAAATTCTCGCAGGTTTTCGGAGAACGAACCGCCGGTGAAGAAGTTCAGGAAG TTGATATTATTTCGGCTATTGAGTTTGATAAAAGCGGTGACCATCTTGCTACTGGTGATCGTGGGGGGAGGGTGGTATTATTCGAGAGGACTGATACAAAGGAG CATGGTGGAAGTAGAAAGGATTTAGAGAAAACCGATTACCCAAGTAGTAGGCATCCAGAATTCCGTTACAAAACCGAGTTCCAGAGCCATGAACCTGAG TTTGATTACCTAAAGAGTTTGGAGATCGAGGAGAAAATTAACAAAATTAAATGGTGCCAAACAGCCAATGGTGCCCTTTTTCTTCTGTCTACTAATGACAAAACCATCAAATTCTGGAAG GTCCAAGAAAAAAAGATTAAGAAAATTGCTGACTTGAATTTGGACCCTGTAAAAGCTGTTGGAAATGGAAGTATTGCAAGTTCTAGTGTTTCTTCAGTTAATAATTTGTTACATACTGGAAATGGGGAGTACACAGATAAATCTTACACTAGTTTGAACAAGGACTTTTCTTCTTCAGGGGCAATTCAGTCATTGCGCTTACCAGTGGTA GTAACTAGTAATGAGACAAGCCTTGTTGCAAGATGTAGAAGAGTGTATGCTCATGCTCATGATTATCATATCAATTCTATATCAAATAACAG TGATGGTGAAACATTCATATCAGCCGATGATCTTCGGATAAACCTATGGAATCTGGAAATTAGCAATCAAAGTTTCAACATTGTAGATGTCAAGCCTGCAAATATGGAGGACCTCACTG AGGTTATTACATCAGCAGAATTTCATCCTACTCACTGTAACACACTAGCATATAGTAGTTCAAAAGGATCCATTCGTCTTATAGACTTACGTCAATCTGCATTATGCGATAGACATTCTAAATT GTTTGAAGAACAAGAGTCACCTGGTTCAAGATCGTTTTTTACTGAGATAATAGCATCTATTTCAGATATTAAGTTTGCAAGGGATGGAAGATACTTACTAAGTCGCGATTACATGACCCTTAAG TTATGGGACATCAACATGGACTCGGGTCCAGTCTCGACATTTCAGGTTCATGAACATTTAAGACCCAGG CTATGTGACTTATATGAAAATGATTCGATCTTTGATAAATTTGAGTGCTGTTTAAGTGGTGATGGTCAGAGGGTAGCGACTGGTTCTTACAG CAATCTTTTTCGTGTATTTGGATCGAGTCCGGCCAGTACTGAAGCAACTACCCTGGAAGCTAGCAAAAACCCTATGAG GAGACAAGTGCAGACTCCTTCAAGATCTTTAAGCAGCAGCATAACTCGTGTGGTCAGACGAG GGGGAGAGAGCCCAGGAAACGACATAAATGGGAACTCATTTGATTTCACTACAAAGTTACTCCATCTAGCATGGCATCCTACTGAAAACTCAATTGCTTGTGCTGCTGCAAACAGCTTGTACATGTACTATGCATAA
- the LOC110900504 gene encoding proline-rich proteoglycan 2-like has protein sequence MPPRLRGRGKGPMRGGPSSAGPSHRRTPSASFSTSDSRDMWGQPFEPARHSVSLSSSPSFHPSFGPFAPNEPEHSHHSDQSHHSHNSLQSHSFHHSESPYSPRQFNPADYVNDFLGYNPLGPEDHFSQEMEMDDDPDPEMQTGTPGHPISISSGSPFQGSPYRGPDSFQERMATYDWFFTPSYHSSPAQPPLDDPQFQAVSPPPLPVEEPPQQPPQPPPEPPRRRRNARMSVRGGPRFSSPRGSSSYLPIPEDPQMGGPSNAAPEADPPQASYAPPMPPVGFDNPIPAYPGSSGYNPYGDPSGYPLGYGTHDPYLTAAQYHHLYPSSYPPVPPTDYPIQGYQYPPYQPPPSQQLQQQQQNQEILERLDRVEQKTKKNKERHNSFMKGLANLIKGKKK, from the coding sequence ATGCCTCCAAGACTAAGAGGACGTGGCAAGGGTCCCATGCGTGGAGGACCGTCATCTGCAGGACCATCTCACAGACGCACTCCATCGGCGTCTTTTTCCACTTCCGACTCCCGCGATATGTGGGGTCAACCTTTCGAGCCGGCAAGACACTCAGTCTCGCTTAGCTCTTCGCCATCTTTTCATCCGTCTTTCGGACCATTTGCTCCAAATGAGCCCGAACACTCTCACCATTCGGACCAATCTCACCACTCGCATAACTCTTTGCAATCTCATTCATTTCATCATTCCGAATCCCCCTACTCTCCAAGACAATTCAACCCAGCCGACTATGTGAACGACTTTCTTGGCTACAACCCGCTGGGCCCTGAGGACCATTTCTCTCAAGAAATGGAGATGGATGACGACCCCGACCCGGAAATGCAAACAGGAACCCCGGGCCACCCTATCAGCATATCTAGTGGGTCACCATTTCAGGGATCTCCTTATCGTGGACCCGACTCCTTCCAAGAGAGGATGGCTACCTATGACTGGTTCTTTACCCCATCTTATCATAGCTCTCCGGCTCAACCACCTTTAGATGATCCTCAATTTCAAGctgtctcaccaccaccacttccgGTAGAGGAGCCACCGCAGCagccaccacaaccacctccCGAGCCTCCGAGGCGAAGGAGGAACGCTCGCATGTCCGTTAGAGGAGGACCCCGTTTTAGTTCTCCTCGAGGATCGAGTTCCTATCTCCCTATTCCCGAGGACCCTCAAATGGGTGGGCCCTCGAATGCGGCACCGGAGGCTGATCCTCCGCAAGCTTCTTATGCACCACCTATGCCGCCTGTGGGATTTGATAACCCAATTCCGGCATACCCAGGTTCTTCCGGGTATAATCCTTATGGAGACCCGTCGGGATATCCATTGGGCTACGGAACCCATGACCCATATCTTACGGCTGCGCAGTATCACCACCTTTATCCTTCTTCTTACCCCCCTGTGCCTCCAACTGACTACCCTATTCAGGGTTATCAGTATCCTCCGTATCAGCCACCTCCTTCCCAGCAActacagcagcagcaacaaaacCAGGAAATCTTGGAGAGGTTGGACAGGGTTGAGCAGAAGACCAAGAAGAACAAGGAGAGGCACAATAGCTTCATGAAGGGTCTTGCCAACCTTATCAAGGGAAAGAAGAAATAG